The Gemmatimonadales bacterium genome has a segment encoding these proteins:
- the serS gene encoding serine--tRNA ligase produces the protein MIDVRRVRHDPDAARAALARRRDPVAIAQLDQVIELDTRRRELVTGVEQLQARRNAQSGEVAQRKKNHAAADDLLAELKQSGEEVRALEADLKDVEALLDEHLLNVPNFLLAHVPDGEADANRVVRTWGTPPHHDFAPRPHWELGAALGLFDLPRGAKLAGSGFPLFTGAGARLVRALANFMLDLHTREHGYLEVQPPYLVNRASLTGTGQLPKFEDDLYRTTGDDLFLIPTAEVPVTNIYRDEILDAATLPVAMVAYTPCFRREAGAHGKDTRGLIRVHQFDKVELVRLTAPDASDDEHQRLTGHAETVLQRLGLPYRVLELASGDTGFHSACTFDLEVWSAGVGAWLEVSSASTFTDFQARRANIRYRPSPTAKPEFVHTLNASGVALPRVIVALLENGQQADGSVVLPQPLVPYVGTDLLTSAS, from the coding sequence ATGATCGACGTTCGCCGCGTCCGCCACGATCCAGACGCCGCGCGGGCCGCCTTGGCACGTCGACGCGATCCGGTTGCGATCGCACAACTTGATCAGGTGATCGAACTCGACACGCGGCGCCGCGAACTCGTCACCGGCGTCGAGCAGTTGCAGGCGCGCCGGAACGCGCAGTCCGGCGAAGTGGCGCAGCGGAAGAAGAATCACGCTGCCGCGGACGATCTGCTCGCCGAGCTCAAGCAATCGGGCGAGGAAGTCCGTGCCCTCGAGGCGGACCTCAAGGACGTCGAGGCACTCCTCGACGAACATCTGCTCAACGTTCCCAATTTTCTGCTTGCGCATGTGCCGGATGGCGAGGCCGATGCCAATCGCGTGGTGCGTACGTGGGGAACGCCGCCGCATCACGATTTTGCGCCCAGGCCGCACTGGGAACTGGGAGCCGCGCTCGGTCTCTTCGATCTGCCGCGGGGGGCAAAGCTCGCCGGGTCGGGCTTTCCGCTGTTCACCGGTGCCGGCGCGAGGCTGGTTCGAGCGCTCGCCAATTTCATGCTCGACCTGCACACCCGCGAGCACGGCTACCTCGAAGTGCAACCACCGTACCTCGTGAATCGCGCGTCTCTCACCGGCACCGGGCAGCTGCCGAAATTCGAGGACGATCTCTACCGCACTACCGGCGACGACCTCTTTCTCATTCCCACCGCCGAGGTCCCGGTCACGAACATCTATCGGGACGAGATCCTCGACGCCGCCACGCTGCCGGTCGCGATGGTGGCGTACACGCCGTGCTTCCGGCGGGAAGCGGGGGCGCACGGCAAGGACACGCGCGGTCTGATCCGGGTGCATCAGTTCGACAAGGTCGAGCTGGTCCGGCTGACGGCGCCGGACGCGAGTGACGATGAGCATCAACGACTGACCGGCCACGCCGAGACGGTGTTGCAGCGCCTGGGGCTGCCGTATCGGGTATTGGAACTGGCGTCAGGCGATACCGGCTTCCACAGCGCGTGCACCTTCGATCTCGAGGTGTGGTCTGCCGGCGTCGGTGCATGGCTCGAGGTGTCGAGCGCGAGCACGTTTACCGATTTCCAGGCACGGCGGGCCAATATCCGGTATCGGCCGTCGCCGACCGCAAAACCGGAATTCGTGCATACGTTGAATGCGTCGGGGGTCGCGCTGCCGCGCGTGATCGTGGCGCTCCTCGAGAATGGCCAGCAGGCCGACGGCTCGGTCGTCCTTCCTCAACCGCTGGTCCCCTATGTCGGGACCGATCTCCTCACCTCCGCGTCGTAG
- a CDS encoding HAMP domain-containing sensor histidine kinase, which translates to MALLLVALLAGLGVGSSWLVARHFASEAVTASRLYSTAFRGLADPASDAANSALLDVGARVRKLGLPLIRTDAHGQVTDTANIPFTAPLSDPRMQRYVARLDAINPPIVVPNVGVVHYGAIPQTRILIALGVLQAVTILIMVTVAIVAYRNANHAQRDRMWVAMAREAAHQMGTPLTSLQGWIEQLRAAGMSPTKVAEFLDADAERLHRVAQRFERIGNPARRDPVALGALAERVGGYFRPRLPRHANAIQLQVRAPSAGPVILGDPVLLEWALEAMVKNAIDALQGRGGTITLATDVRDDAAYVRVTDDGPGVPREIRRTLFQPGITTKRGGWGIGLALARRVIEDAHQGALTLEPTTHGTTFLMRFPLAAV; encoded by the coding sequence GTGGCGCTGCTGCTCGTCGCGCTGCTCGCCGGCCTCGGTGTCGGCTCGAGCTGGCTCGTGGCGCGGCATTTCGCCAGCGAAGCGGTCACTGCCTCGCGCCTCTACTCGACAGCGTTTCGTGGCCTCGCCGATCCGGCATCCGACGCGGCAAATTCAGCGCTGCTCGACGTCGGCGCGCGGGTCCGCAAGCTCGGATTGCCGCTGATCCGCACGGACGCGCACGGCCAGGTCACCGATACGGCCAACATCCCGTTCACCGCGCCACTCAGCGATCCGCGAATGCAGCGGTATGTCGCGCGGCTCGACGCGATCAATCCGCCGATCGTGGTGCCCAACGTCGGCGTGGTGCATTACGGCGCGATCCCGCAGACCCGCATCCTGATTGCCTTGGGCGTGCTGCAGGCGGTGACGATCCTGATCATGGTGACGGTGGCGATCGTCGCCTACCGGAACGCAAACCACGCCCAGCGCGACCGGATGTGGGTCGCCATGGCGCGGGAAGCGGCGCACCAGATGGGGACGCCGCTCACGTCACTGCAGGGGTGGATCGAGCAGCTGCGCGCGGCCGGAATGTCGCCGACAAAGGTCGCGGAGTTCCTCGACGCCGATGCGGAGCGACTCCACCGCGTTGCGCAGCGATTCGAACGGATCGGGAACCCCGCTCGCCGTGATCCGGTTGCCCTGGGCGCGCTGGCCGAACGGGTCGGAGGCTATTTTCGACCGCGGCTCCCGCGACACGCCAATGCGATCCAGCTGCAAGTGCGGGCGCCGAGTGCCGGCCCGGTGATTCTCGGTGATCCGGTGCTCCTCGAATGGGCGCTCGAGGCGATGGTCAAGAATGCCATCGATGCGTTGCAGGGGCGCGGCGGCACCATCACCCTTGCCACCGATGTGCGCGACGACGCGGCGTATGTGCGCGTCACCGACGACGGCCCGGGCGTGCCCCGCGAGATTCGCCGGACGCTGTTCCAGCCGGGGATCACGACCAAGCGCGGCGGGTGGGGAATCGGGCTCGCCCTGGCGCGGCGGGTCATCGAAGATGCGCACCAGGGCGCCCTGACACTTGAACCGACTACCCATGGAACCACGTTCCTGATGCGCTTTCCGCTCGCTGCAGTCTGA
- a CDS encoding MATE family efflux transporter has product MTEALEPVPATATAWSTIREALRGSHQDFTEGPIGRAVVLLAIPMVLEMVMESIFAVTDMFFVSRLGADSVAAVGLTESVLSLVYAIAMGLSMGVTALVARRIGEKDHAAASRSAAQGIMLGGSMALVLGVAGVIFAPNLLRIMGASQAVIGAGSGYTRVILGGDATVVLLFVLNAAFRGAGDPSIAMRVLWIANGINIILGPCLIFGVGPFPHLGVTGAAVATTIGRGTGAILAFSAMLRPGGRLRVRLRQFIPDSHLLRQLVTLGSSASLQFLVGTASWIGLTRLLATFGSEAVAGYTVALRMVIFAILPAWGLANAAATMVGQGLGAGKPDRAEGAVWTACRYNFAFLTLLGIIFLVAAPVLAGLFGHDPVMTRYAVRCLRIIALGFPLYAFGMVLTQAFNGAGDTWTPTWLNFLIFWCWEIPLAWVLAKPLGIGSDGAFIAIAVAFSTLAGASTIIFRRGTWKAAVV; this is encoded by the coding sequence ATGACCGAAGCGCTCGAACCAGTCCCGGCAACGGCGACCGCCTGGTCGACGATTCGCGAAGCGTTGCGCGGATCGCACCAGGATTTTACCGAGGGGCCGATCGGCCGCGCGGTGGTGCTCCTCGCCATTCCGATGGTCCTGGAAATGGTGATGGAGAGCATCTTCGCCGTCACCGACATGTTCTTCGTGTCGCGGCTCGGTGCCGACTCGGTCGCGGCGGTCGGCCTCACCGAATCGGTGCTGTCGCTCGTCTACGCGATCGCGATGGGCCTCTCGATGGGCGTCACCGCGCTCGTGGCGCGCCGCATCGGCGAGAAGGATCACGCCGCCGCGTCACGGAGCGCGGCCCAGGGAATCATGCTTGGCGGATCGATGGCGCTGGTCCTTGGCGTGGCGGGCGTCATCTTCGCGCCCAACCTGCTGCGCATCATGGGTGCTTCGCAGGCTGTGATCGGCGCGGGAAGTGGTTACACCCGAGTCATTCTCGGTGGCGACGCCACCGTCGTTCTCCTCTTCGTGCTCAACGCCGCATTTCGTGGCGCCGGCGATCCGAGCATCGCAATGCGGGTGCTGTGGATCGCCAACGGGATCAACATCATCCTCGGCCCGTGCCTGATCTTTGGTGTTGGTCCATTTCCGCACCTTGGAGTGACCGGCGCCGCGGTCGCGACGACGATCGGGCGCGGGACCGGTGCGATCCTGGCGTTCTCCGCGATGCTGCGGCCGGGTGGCCGCCTGCGGGTGCGGCTCCGCCAGTTCATTCCCGACAGCCACCTCCTGCGCCAGCTCGTGACGCTCGGGTCGTCTGCGTCGCTACAGTTTCTTGTCGGCACCGCAAGCTGGATCGGGCTGACCCGATTGCTCGCGACCTTCGGCAGCGAGGCCGTCGCGGGCTACACCGTGGCGCTGCGGATGGTGATCTTCGCGATCCTTCCGGCATGGGGACTCGCCAACGCCGCCGCGACGATGGTGGGGCAGGGACTCGGCGCCGGCAAACCGGACCGTGCAGAAGGCGCGGTCTGGACCGCCTGCCGGTACAACTTCGCCTTCCTCACGCTCCTCGGCATCATTTTCCTCGTCGCGGCACCGGTGCTGGCCGGGCTCTTCGGCCACGACCCGGTGATGACCCGCTATGCCGTGCGCTGCCTGCGGATTATCGCCCTCGGCTTCCCGCTCTATGCGTTCGGAATGGTCCTGACCCAGGCGTTCAACGGTGCCGGTGACACCTGGACGCCGACCTGGCTCAACTTTCTGATCTTCTGGTGCTGGGAAATTCCCCTGGCATGGGTACTGGCGAAACCGCTCGGCATCGGCAGCGACGGCGCATTCATCGCGATTGCGGTGGCGTTCTCGACGCTGGCAGGCGCGTCGACGATCATCTTCCGCCGTGGCACGTGGAAGGCGGCGGTGGTGTAG
- a CDS encoding Asp-tRNA(Asn)/Glu-tRNA(Gln) amidotransferase subunit GatC: MTIDANAVRHVAQLAELAVPDSGLDSLATQMESIVNFVAQLGDVAVPDDGAPVTIGPARTRLRDDRVDPIPMSRAPAEMAPAFEQGFFVVPRLDGMAGE; encoded by the coding sequence ATGACGATTGATGCGAACGCCGTGCGGCACGTGGCACAGCTCGCCGAACTGGCGGTCCCCGACAGCGGCCTCGACTCGCTGGCGACACAGATGGAAAGCATCGTGAACTTCGTGGCGCAGCTTGGCGACGTGGCGGTGCCCGACGACGGCGCACCGGTGACGATTGGGCCGGCACGCACCCGCCTGCGCGATGATCGCGTCGATCCGATTCCGATGTCGCGCGCGCCGGCGGAAATGGCGCCCGCGTTTGAACAGGGGTTCTTCGTGGTGCCGCGTCTCGACGGGATGGCGGGGGAATGA
- a CDS encoding DinB family protein has protein sequence MTDPLLTELDTEAQTTRRVLERIPEGKLSWKPHPKSYSLGQLGLHTASIPGALAGLLTPDSITPPAFTQPEATSQAEMFNALDGSVATARTMISGLTPERANFIWTMSVGGKDVIAAPRIALVRALMFNHWYHHRGQLLVYLRMLDVPLPSVYGPTADENPFM, from the coding sequence ATGACCGATCCGCTCCTGACGGAGCTCGACACCGAAGCGCAAACGACCCGTCGCGTGCTTGAGCGTATTCCCGAGGGAAAGCTCTCGTGGAAGCCGCATCCCAAGTCTTACTCGCTCGGCCAGCTTGGCCTGCACACGGCGTCCATACCGGGCGCGCTCGCGGGACTGCTGACGCCGGATTCCATCACGCCACCCGCGTTCACGCAGCCCGAGGCAACGAGCCAGGCCGAGATGTTCAACGCGCTTGACGGCAGCGTGGCAACGGCCCGGACGATGATCAGCGGACTGACGCCGGAGCGCGCAAACTTCATCTGGACGATGAGCGTTGGCGGGAAGGATGTGATCGCCGCGCCGCGGATCGCGTTGGTGCGCGCGCTGATGTTCAACCACTGGTACCACCATCGCGGCCAGCTGCTCGTCTATCTCCGAATGCTCGACGTACCGCTGCCGTCAGTGTACGGGCCGACGGCCGATGAGAATCCGTTCATGTAG
- a CDS encoding MBL fold metallo-hydrolase, with protein MHLTVLGSGSKGNAFALQSGGAILLIDAGFSPREIERRMEAAGLAPAAIAGIAVTHEHGDHAMGTVKLAARHDVPVLTSLGTWTALRRSGESCDFIPLGTAATATVGPFAVSACPTSHDAAEPIAIGVIADGVSIGAAYDLGRPTQAVRWFLRDRHCLILEANHDETMLRTSGYPIVVQQRIAGPGGHLSNADAARLLDEIHHEELAVVVLAHVSQRCNSDGALRAVIEPALAARGYRGDIIVAVQDGPMTALRIIGPAQRTLFA; from the coding sequence ATGCATCTGACCGTTCTCGGGTCCGGTTCGAAGGGAAATGCGTTTGCGCTGCAGAGTGGTGGCGCGATTCTCCTCATCGATGCCGGATTCTCGCCGCGAGAGATCGAACGTCGCATGGAAGCCGCCGGTCTCGCCCCCGCGGCCATCGCCGGAATTGCCGTGACGCACGAACACGGCGACCACGCGATGGGCACGGTGAAGCTCGCCGCGCGGCATGACGTTCCCGTCCTCACATCGCTCGGCACCTGGACTGCACTCCGCCGCAGCGGCGAATCGTGCGACTTCATCCCGCTCGGCACCGCCGCGACGGCGACCGTAGGACCGTTCGCGGTCAGCGCCTGCCCGACCTCGCACGACGCTGCGGAACCGATTGCGATCGGCGTGATCGCCGATGGCGTGTCGATCGGCGCGGCCTACGACCTGGGGCGCCCGACCCAGGCGGTGCGCTGGTTTCTCCGCGACCGCCATTGCCTGATTCTCGAAGCCAACCACGACGAGACGATGCTGCGAACCAGCGGGTACCCGATCGTGGTGCAGCAGCGGATTGCCGGCCCCGGCGGACACTTGTCGAACGCCGATGCCGCCCGGCTCCTCGACGAGATCCACCACGAGGAGCTCGCCGTCGTGGTGCTGGCCCATGTGAGTCAGCGGTGCAATAGCGACGGTGCATTGCGAGCGGTGATCGAGCCTGCGCTTGCGGCGCGCGGGTATCGCGGCGACATCATCGTTGCGGTGCAGGATGGTCCGATGACTGCACTGCGGATCATCGGTCCGGCGCAGCGAACGCTCTTTGCCTGA
- a CDS encoding sugar phosphate nucleotidyltransferase, with amino-acid sequence MQWAILLAGGSGTRFWPLSSPSRPKQLLPLAGPRSSAEDAVDRLAGFIPPERILVVSGASLAARLAERLALPAENYLVEPRAASTGPALVWATLEAARRDPDATVVSMHADWIVRDPAAFVATAATALDTASRHRRLVTVGIVPSRPETGFGYIVPGERLDSAARAVGRFVEKPDAAKALDLMADGALWNSGLFAWRADDLRHEVMAHTDEIAPYLDRLDAGDIAGFFRDVREVSIDVGVFERSAAVAVVPGDFAWDDIGTWEALARVRPRDRRGNVTHGRVTLVDCSDCIVWNDGSPMVLSGVRDLVVVHANDRTLVLDRPRAPDLKRTLDALPPDVRELQ; translated from the coding sequence GTGCAATGGGCGATCCTGCTCGCCGGCGGCTCCGGGACCAGATTCTGGCCCCTCTCCTCGCCGTCCCGCCCGAAGCAGCTCCTCCCCCTGGCAGGTCCGCGGTCGAGCGCGGAAGATGCCGTCGATCGGCTGGCGGGGTTCATCCCGCCGGAACGGATCCTGGTCGTTTCCGGGGCGTCGCTCGCCGCGCGCCTGGCGGAGAGGCTGGCATTGCCGGCCGAGAACTACCTGGTGGAACCGCGGGCGGCATCGACCGGGCCGGCGCTCGTCTGGGCCACGCTCGAAGCGGCCCGTCGTGACCCCGACGCCACGGTCGTCTCGATGCACGCCGACTGGATCGTCCGCGATCCGGCGGCGTTCGTCGCCACGGCAGCCACTGCGCTGGATACGGCATCGCGCCATCGGCGGCTGGTGACGGTCGGGATCGTTCCGTCTCGCCCTGAGACCGGCTTCGGATATATCGTCCCGGGCGAACGACTCGACTCTGCGGCGCGCGCGGTGGGGCGGTTTGTCGAAAAGCCCGACGCCGCCAAGGCGCTCGATCTCATGGCGGACGGGGCGCTCTGGAATTCCGGACTCTTCGCCTGGCGTGCCGACGACCTGCGCCATGAAGTGATGGCCCATACCGACGAAATCGCCCCATATCTCGACCGCCTCGACGCCGGTGACATCGCCGGTTTCTTCCGCGACGTGCGCGAAGTGTCGATCGACGTGGGCGTCTTCGAGCGGAGCGCTGCCGTCGCCGTCGTCCCGGGCGATTTCGCCTGGGATGATATCGGCACCTGGGAAGCACTGGCGCGGGTACGGCCACGGGACCGCCGCGGCAACGTGACCCACGGTCGCGTCACGCTGGTCGATTGCAGTGACTGCATCGTCTGGAACGACGGATCTCCAATGGTACTGAGTGGCGTGCGCGATCTCGTCGTGGTGCACGCCAATGACCGCACCCTGGTCCTCGACCGGCCGCGCGCGCCCGACCTCAAGCGGACGCTCGACGCGCTTCCCCCCGACGTGCGCGAGCTGCAATAG
- a CDS encoding UvrD-helicase domain-containing protein has protein sequence MDDTRDLLRGLNPAQREAAEHLHGPILVVAGAGSGKTRVLTARIAHLIDAHGIPAARIFAVTFTNKAAREMQTRIGDLLQRDPAGLWIGTFHSLSARLLRREGTRLGFSPDYTIYDEDDRLSLVRRVMEERGHSVRVFPPKLIQNLISSAKNRMQSADALAATAPFDEAVKIAADVYGAMQRALLAANAMDFDDLMLHPLALFRQHPDVLARWQQRFDYLLVDEFQDTNRAQYELIKYLGSNHGNVFGVGDEDQSIYGWRGADLKNLRDLQRDFGEARVVKLEENYRSTRPILDAANAVITNNVGRIVKNLRTRRPGGESIVVLAAADERDEAEWIARELERRRAGGTLPAECAVLYRTNAQSRAIEEAMRRAGIPYQIVGAISFYDRREVKDILAYLRLIANPSDDEAFLRAIGVPRRGIGDVALATLAAQARTWNIPMLAAAGRADAIAALRPNIRQALHAFAQLIDGLRARSREALPVTVMEDVVQAIDYETILAAEGVEGIERWENVRELIAAAAEWSEVIAEDDEPSTPLQRFLAEAALLSAIDTSNGKPDGVTLMTLHTAKGLEWPVVVIAGVEEGLFPSARALESPNGLEEERRLCYVGITRAKDALIMTWARARRRGGELRPGAPSRFLRELPPELIEEKRTSFGVSGLGAWGGGGGWSGGRGRSVEPSRRTEYSRSQPAERRAPPPPPADFVSEDQDAPRYVKGERVRHRRFGSGAILGLTGAGKDLKVSVAFDDPEIGTRQLLVAAAGLEREWESA, from the coding sequence ATGGACGACACCAGGGATCTGTTGCGCGGGTTGAATCCCGCGCAACGCGAAGCGGCCGAACATCTCCACGGACCGATTCTCGTCGTGGCCGGCGCCGGATCGGGCAAGACGCGCGTGCTCACCGCGCGGATCGCCCACCTGATCGATGCGCACGGCATCCCCGCGGCGCGGATCTTCGCCGTCACGTTCACCAACAAGGCCGCCCGGGAAATGCAGACCCGGATCGGCGACCTGCTCCAGCGCGATCCCGCGGGGCTCTGGATCGGGACATTCCACTCGCTCTCCGCGCGGCTCCTCCGCCGCGAAGGGACCCGGCTCGGCTTCTCACCCGACTACACCATCTACGACGAAGACGATCGGCTGTCGCTGGTCCGGCGCGTCATGGAAGAACGCGGGCATTCGGTTCGCGTCTTTCCGCCGAAGTTGATCCAGAACCTGATCTCGTCGGCGAAGAACCGGATGCAGAGTGCCGATGCGCTGGCCGCCACCGCGCCGTTCGACGAAGCGGTGAAGATCGCCGCCGATGTCTACGGCGCCATGCAGCGGGCGCTCCTCGCCGCCAACGCCATGGATTTCGACGACCTGATGCTCCATCCGCTGGCGCTCTTCCGGCAGCACCCGGATGTCCTCGCGCGATGGCAGCAGCGGTTCGACTATCTCCTGGTCGACGAGTTCCAGGATACCAATCGCGCCCAGTATGAGCTGATCAAGTATCTGGGGTCGAACCACGGCAACGTCTTCGGCGTTGGAGACGAGGATCAGAGTATCTACGGCTGGCGCGGTGCCGACCTGAAGAATCTCCGCGACCTCCAGCGGGACTTCGGCGAGGCGCGCGTCGTCAAGCTCGAGGAGAATTATCGATCGACCCGGCCGATCCTTGACGCGGCCAACGCCGTCATCACCAACAACGTCGGGCGCATCGTCAAGAACCTCCGGACGCGGCGGCCCGGTGGTGAGTCGATCGTCGTCCTCGCCGCGGCCGACGAGCGGGACGAAGCGGAATGGATCGCGCGCGAACTGGAGCGGCGGCGCGCCGGCGGGACGTTGCCGGCCGAATGCGCCGTGCTCTATCGCACCAACGCGCAGTCGCGCGCCATCGAGGAAGCGATGCGTCGCGCCGGAATCCCCTATCAGATCGTCGGCGCGATTTCGTTCTACGACCGGCGCGAGGTGAAGGACATCCTCGCCTATCTGCGGCTGATCGCCAACCCGAGCGACGACGAAGCGTTCCTGCGCGCGATCGGCGTGCCGCGTCGCGGCATCGGCGACGTGGCGCTGGCAACGCTGGCGGCACAGGCCCGGACCTGGAACATTCCGATGCTTGCAGCAGCCGGTCGCGCCGATGCGATTGCGGCACTGCGTCCCAACATCCGGCAGGCGCTGCACGCCTTTGCGCAGCTGATCGACGGACTGCGCGCCCGCTCGCGGGAGGCGCTGCCGGTCACCGTGATGGAAGATGTCGTTCAGGCCATCGACTACGAGACGATCCTCGCGGCGGAAGGAGTCGAGGGAATCGAGCGCTGGGAGAATGTCCGCGAGCTGATCGCCGCCGCGGCCGAATGGTCGGAGGTGATCGCCGAGGACGACGAGCCGTCGACGCCGCTGCAGCGCTTCCTCGCCGAAGCGGCACTCTTGTCGGCGATCGACACCAGCAACGGCAAGCCCGACGGCGTGACGCTGATGACCCTCCACACCGCCAAGGGACTGGAGTGGCCGGTGGTCGTGATCGCCGGGGTCGAGGAGGGATTGTTCCCGTCCGCGCGGGCACTCGAATCGCCGAACGGCCTCGAAGAGGAGCGCCGGCTTTGCTACGTTGGGATCACGCGGGCGAAGGACGCGCTCATCATGACATGGGCGCGGGCCCGGCGCCGGGGTGGTGAACTCCGTCCCGGCGCGCCATCACGCTTCCTGCGCGAGCTCCCGCCCGAACTGATCGAGGAGAAGCGCACGTCGTTCGGGGTGAGCGGGCTGGGTGCGTGGGGCGGCGGCGGCGGATGGTCGGGTGGCCGCGGCCGCAGCGTCGAACCGTCTCGCCGCACGGAGTATTCGCGCAGCCAGCCGGCAGAGCGTCGCGCGCCACCTCCACCGCCGGCAGATTTCGTGTCGGAAGATCAGGATGCGCCGCGCTACGTGAAGGGAGAGCGGGTCCGGCACCGCCGCTTCGGTTCGGGAGCGATCCTCGGACTCACCGGGGCGGGGAAGGACCTCAAGGTGTCGGTGGCGTTCGATGACCCCGAGATCGGAACCAGACAATTGCTCGTCGCCGCAGCCGGGCTCGAGCGCGAGTGGGAGAGTGCATGA
- a CDS encoding putative sugar nucleotidyl transferase has product MTSLFLLEPEAPGAAWMPFARATPLSELRAGMWRLRERWSQALNARAAGIVAPHATGHYQLHGPPLVAADTLVGPAWVADATFAPKLPMRPLGGARRLLHGGRTVAWRLDPGQRWTGPFEQGDGLVVEGRQLAGAHDLITALELFLFADTVAALAETTSSIPDGVTVIGNAAAVALHGAEIEPGVTLDVRKGAIILERGVQVRSGSRLEGPMWIGEGTFIVGGQLRHVSAGPHCRLHGEISTSVFSGFANKSHDGFVGHSVIGEWVNLGAGTITSNLKNTYGPVRLDIDGERIETGRANLGSLIGDHARTAIGTLLPTGAVIGAGANLFDGVRAAKYTAPFAWGGESGTMIGADQFVEMARRILPRRDVAVDAEMERSLRALHQRCI; this is encoded by the coding sequence ATGACTTCCCTCTTCCTGCTCGAACCCGAAGCACCCGGCGCGGCATGGATGCCGTTCGCGCGCGCAACACCGCTGAGCGAGCTGCGCGCCGGCATGTGGCGGTTGCGCGAACGCTGGAGCCAGGCCCTCAACGCACGCGCCGCGGGCATCGTGGCGCCGCATGCCACCGGGCATTACCAGCTTCACGGGCCACCGCTCGTTGCCGCCGACACCCTCGTCGGCCCGGCATGGGTCGCCGACGCGACCTTCGCGCCGAAGTTGCCGATGCGGCCCCTTGGCGGAGCGCGACGGTTGCTGCACGGCGGTCGCACCGTGGCGTGGCGGCTCGATCCGGGCCAGCGGTGGACCGGTCCGTTCGAGCAAGGCGACGGACTCGTGGTCGAAGGGCGGCAGCTCGCCGGCGCCCATGACCTCATCACGGCACTCGAGCTCTTCCTCTTTGCCGACACCGTGGCGGCGTTGGCGGAGACCACGTCGTCGATTCCGGACGGTGTGACGGTGATCGGTAACGCCGCCGCGGTCGCGTTGCACGGCGCCGAGATCGAACCGGGCGTGACGCTCGACGTGCGAAAGGGCGCCATCATCCTCGAGCGCGGCGTGCAGGTGAGAAGCGGCAGCCGGCTCGAAGGGCCGATGTGGATCGGCGAGGGGACGTTCATCGTCGGCGGCCAGCTGCGGCACGTGAGCGCCGGACCGCACTGCAGGCTGCACGGCGAGATCAGCACATCGGTCTTTTCGGGATTTGCCAACAAGAGTCACGACGGATTCGTCGGGCACTCGGTCATCGGCGAATGGGTCAATCTTGGCGCCGGCACGATCACGTCCAATCTCAAGAACACCTACGGGCCGGTCCGCCTCGATATCGACGGCGAGCGGATCGAGACCGGGCGCGCCAATCTCGGATCATTGATCGGCGACCACGCCAGGACCGCCATCGGAACGTTGCTACCGACCGGAGCAGTGATCGGCGCCGGGGCAAACCTGTTCGATGGTGTCAGAGCGGCCAAATACACCGCGCCGTTCGCGTGGGGTGGTGAGTCGGGTACCATGATCGGGGCCGATCAGTTCGTCGAGATGGCACGACGGATCCTGCCGCGCCGTGACGTCGCGGTTGACGCCGAGATGGAGCGGTCGCTCCGCGCGCTGCATCAGCGATGCATCTGA
- a CDS encoding roadblock/LC7 domain-containing protein has product MQPLRSVLMALADRADVAAAVVVSDDGLVVESSLSEQFDAEELAALTTSAGRTLAALARAAQHGELHLAVTESATGTFVIQRLPSGANLLVLAAPDGDLGTLLYDLRRHAPALAPLL; this is encoded by the coding sequence ATGCAGCCTCTTCGATCCGTCCTGATGGCGCTCGCCGACCGGGCCGATGTTGCCGCCGCCGTCGTGGTAAGCGATGACGGGCTGGTGGTCGAGTCGTCCCTCTCCGAACAATTCGATGCCGAAGAGCTGGCTGCGCTGACCACCAGCGCCGGGCGGACTCTCGCGGCACTTGCCCGCGCCGCGCAGCATGGCGAGCTGCATCTCGCGGTCACGGAGAGCGCCACCGGAACCTTCGTCATCCAGCGACTCCCGTCCGGGGCCAACCTGCTGGTGCTTGCGGCTCCCGACGGCGACCTCGGCACCTTGCTCTACGACTTGCGCCGCCACGCGCCGGCGCTTGCGCCGCTCCTGTGA